In Cystobacter ferrugineus, the following proteins share a genomic window:
- a CDS encoding DUF4142 domain-containing protein, whose protein sequence is MRTGRMLCGMGLVMALGLGAGCAHDEAKAARNRGEMVGEALAEKVRFADQLALLDQQQIALGQLAAERASNPEVRRFAQRLVRDHENHLSDLRALADAQAFSLALVDLNTRESATGGAGWEGAEKGAHKGVKSYDKKVDKQVREFIERRDELASRSGVDFDRAFLDQVKEDQERGRELVDEGLDEYRGDTSLALLLGRTAPVLLSHQRQISTLKGFIGD, encoded by the coding sequence ATGCGAACGGGTCGGATGTTGTGCGGCATGGGTCTGGTGATGGCGTTGGGCCTGGGCGCGGGATGTGCCCACGACGAGGCGAAGGCCGCCCGGAACCGAGGGGAGATGGTGGGTGAGGCGCTCGCCGAGAAGGTCCGCTTCGCCGACCAGCTCGCCCTGCTGGACCAGCAGCAGATCGCCCTGGGCCAACTGGCCGCGGAGCGCGCGTCCAACCCCGAGGTGCGGCGCTTCGCCCAGCGGCTCGTCCGGGATCATGAGAACCACTTGAGCGATCTGCGCGCGCTGGCGGACGCCCAGGCCTTCTCGCTGGCCCTGGTGGACCTGAACACGCGGGAATCGGCCACGGGCGGCGCCGGCTGGGAGGGCGCGGAGAAGGGCGCGCACAAGGGCGTGAAGTCCTACGACAAGAAGGTCGACAAGCAGGTGCGCGAGTTCATCGAGCGGCGCGACGAGCTGGCGAGCCGCAGCGGCGTCGACTTCGACCGGGCCTTCCTGGATCAAGTGAAGGAGGACCAGGAGCGCGGCAGGGAACTCGTCGATGAGGGGCTGGATGAGTACCGCGGGGACACGTCCCTGGCCCTGCTGCTCGGCAGGACCGCGCCCGTGTTGCTGAGCCACCAGCGGCAGATCAGCACCCTGAAGGGCTTCATCGGCGATTGA
- a CDS encoding tetratricopeptide repeat-containing serine/threonine-protein kinase, producing MRDKAPPGEGGESGTGVFEEDATLVRTVIRDVIDLNPRTAPPSASPALPPLPMVAGQLLANRYTVLQVLGRGSMGEVVSAYDARLDRCVALKLLRRETDAIHPQEDLEARMVREAQAMARLSHPNVVAVYDVGTIEDGAIFIAMERVEGQTLRSWCEQAPRSWRDILTVYLGAGHGLAAAHEAGLVHRDFKPENVLVGRDERARVTDFGLARASASPTTEVSRNLSLPPGALDSPLTLHGTLLGTPRYMAPELLRGEAADARSDVFAFCVALYEALYGQHPFAGATQAESIQNQREGRARPPPMNSPVPAWVEHPLMQGLRADPAQRPESMRALVAELEDDPEVRRRLRRRVVLVAALMSTLSALIVGAVVMLKERPRCVRLERQLHGVWDLGMRWRVRHAILNTHLPYAQESFTRVAELLDGYSAQWVKLRGEVCTASQGAEQPPPAWLARGTECLESRREQLRVLTTEVLTRDMDAEHLEQAETAARSLSPLETCTDINAMSAAVPPPEEPALRARVETLQAQMERLETLRKAARYGEALESGTEWLREVEQVGYPRLRALAYHQMAKLKESVGKYADAEALARQAIPLAAKSKDLVLVAEAWTVLVRQVGWRQGRYPEAMGLMLALESAVDCADDDETRADALNTQAVTYQRMGRHEEARQKHEHALALRQKVLGPEHPLVATSYNNLGIVLAELGQFEQARASYDHALQLRRKTLGKGHPLVAQSYSNLGTVLSELGRHEEARDMYEHALAIRKKALGLEHPDVASSFTNLGVALTELGRYSEALTMQESALALRRKLLGPEHPDLATPLANLGGALRGLHRYAEARTHLEHALALREKALGADHPDVAPILDELGRVLADMGRYAEARAHHERALAIQEKALRPGHPAIAVSLAHLGELLVHMKRGNEAIPLLERALGLTPEPRRAELRALLERAREGAPGNKAPVARPVP from the coding sequence ATGAGGGACAAGGCTCCACCGGGGGAGGGCGGTGAGTCGGGCACCGGCGTGTTCGAGGAAGATGCCACCCTCGTGCGGACCGTCATCCGGGACGTCATCGATCTGAATCCCCGGACGGCCCCGCCTTCCGCCTCCCCCGCGCTGCCCCCCCTGCCCATGGTGGCCGGACAGCTTCTCGCCAACCGCTACACGGTGCTCCAGGTGCTCGGCCGTGGGAGCATGGGCGAGGTGGTGTCCGCGTACGACGCGCGGCTGGACCGGTGCGTGGCCCTCAAGCTGCTGCGCCGCGAGACGGACGCCATCCACCCCCAGGAGGACCTCGAGGCCCGCATGGTGCGCGAGGCCCAGGCCATGGCCCGCCTCTCCCACCCCAACGTGGTGGCCGTCTACGACGTCGGAACCATCGAGGATGGCGCCATCTTCATCGCCATGGAGCGTGTGGAGGGGCAGACGCTGCGGAGCTGGTGCGAGCAGGCCCCGCGCTCCTGGCGCGACATCCTCACGGTGTACCTGGGCGCCGGACACGGACTGGCGGCCGCGCACGAGGCGGGGCTCGTCCACCGCGACTTCAAACCCGAGAACGTCCTGGTGGGCCGGGACGAGCGGGCCCGGGTGACGGACTTCGGCCTGGCGCGCGCCTCGGCCTCCCCCACGACCGAGGTCTCCCGGAATCTCTCGCTGCCTCCGGGCGCCCTGGACAGCCCCCTCACCCTGCATGGCACGCTGCTGGGCACGCCGCGCTACATGGCCCCCGAGTTGCTGCGCGGCGAGGCGGCCGATGCCCGCAGTGACGTGTTCGCCTTCTGCGTGGCCCTCTACGAGGCGCTCTACGGACAACACCCCTTCGCGGGCGCCACCCAGGCCGAGTCCATCCAGAACCAGCGCGAGGGCCGCGCGCGGCCACCGCCCATGAACTCGCCGGTGCCCGCGTGGGTGGAGCACCCCTTGATGCAGGGCCTGCGGGCCGATCCCGCGCAACGCCCCGAGTCCATGCGGGCCCTCGTCGCGGAGTTGGAGGATGACCCCGAGGTGCGGCGCCGGCTGCGCAGGCGCGTGGTGCTCGTGGCCGCCCTGATGTCGACCCTGTCGGCGCTAATTGTCGGCGCCGTGGTGATGCTCAAGGAGCGGCCCCGATGCGTGCGCCTGGAGCGCCAACTCCATGGCGTCTGGGACCTCGGTATGCGCTGGCGGGTGCGGCATGCCATCCTGAACACCCACCTGCCGTATGCCCAGGAGAGCTTCACGCGCGTGGCGGAGCTGCTCGATGGCTACTCCGCCCAGTGGGTGAAGCTGCGCGGCGAGGTGTGCACGGCCAGCCAGGGAGCCGAGCAGCCCCCACCCGCTTGGCTGGCCCGGGGAACGGAATGTCTGGAGAGCAGGCGCGAACAGTTGCGAGTCCTCACGACGGAGGTCCTCACGCGCGATATGGACGCGGAGCATCTGGAACAGGCCGAGACCGCCGCGCGCTCCCTGTCTCCCCTGGAGACCTGCACGGATATCAACGCGATGTCGGCGGCCGTACCGCCTCCCGAGGAACCCGCGCTGCGGGCCCGGGTGGAGACGTTGCAAGCACAGATGGAGCGGCTGGAGACACTGCGCAAGGCGGCTCGATATGGTGAGGCGCTGGAATCCGGAACCGAATGGCTGCGGGAGGTGGAGCAGGTGGGCTACCCCCGCCTCCGAGCGCTGGCCTACCACCAGATGGCCAAGCTGAAGGAGTCCGTCGGGAAGTACGCGGACGCCGAGGCCCTGGCGCGCCAGGCCATCCCCCTCGCCGCGAAGAGCAAGGATCTCGTGCTGGTGGCCGAAGCGTGGACCGTGCTCGTGCGGCAGGTGGGCTGGAGGCAGGGACGCTACCCGGAGGCCATGGGCCTGATGCTGGCACTGGAGTCCGCCGTGGACTGCGCGGACGACGACGAGACGCGCGCGGATGCGCTCAACACCCAGGCCGTCACGTACCAGCGCATGGGCCGGCACGAAGAGGCCCGGCAGAAGCACGAGCACGCACTCGCCCTGCGCCAGAAGGTACTGGGACCCGAGCACCCCCTTGTGGCCACCTCGTACAACAACCTCGGCATCGTGCTCGCGGAGCTGGGCCAGTTCGAGCAGGCGCGCGCCTCGTACGACCATGCGTTGCAACTGCGCCGCAAGACCCTGGGCAAGGGTCACCCGCTCGTCGCGCAGTCCTACAGCAACCTCGGCACGGTGCTCTCGGAGCTCGGCCGCCATGAGGAGGCCCGGGACATGTACGAGCACGCCCTGGCCATCCGCAAGAAGGCCCTGGGGCTCGAGCACCCCGACGTCGCCTCCTCCTTCACCAACCTCGGCGTGGCGCTCACCGAGCTCGGGCGCTACTCCGAGGCGCTCACGATGCAGGAGAGCGCGCTCGCCCTCCGGCGGAAGCTGCTGGGCCCCGAGCACCCCGACCTGGCCACCCCTCTGGCCAACCTGGGCGGGGCACTCCGGGGACTCCACCGCTACGCCGAGGCACGCACCCACCTCGAGCACGCACTCGCCCTGCGCGAGAAGGCCCTGGGTGCCGACCACCCGGACGTGGCCCCGATCCTCGACGAGTTGGGCCGGGTGCTCGCGGACATGGGCCGGTATGCCGAGGCCCGAGCGCACCACGAGCGCGCGTTGGCCATCCAGGAGAAGGCGCTGCGGCCCGGACACCCCGCGATCGCGGTCTCGCTCGCCCACCTGGGCGAGTTGCTGGTGCACATGAAGCGAGGCAACGAGGCCATCCCCCTGCTCGAACGCGCCCTGGGTCTTACCCCCGAGCCGCGCCGTGCCGAGCTGCGCGCGCTGCTGGAGCGGGCACGCGAGGGCGCCCCCGGGAACAAGGCCCCGGTGGCCAGGCCCGTCCCCTGA
- a CDS encoding SDR family oxidoreductase, translating to MNQDPSKRPAVVVTGISGNLGRTLAKLLHKHERIIGIDRRPFAGRPKDVEMHQLDLRKKKAEDVFRKNEIRAVIHMGIMHDPRMSEEEHHSFNVVGTTRLLEYCAKYGVSKVVVLSSANVYGPSPDNSNFLTEDAPLMAASRFSGVRDLIEVDMLAHSFFWKHPHIQTVILRPVHIVGPTIKNAPSNYLRLRHPWVMAGFDPMVQLIHVEDVARAMVEAALRPEPKGVYNVVGPGEVPLSSIHRELEREPIPVPHLVARPLLGVLFKYRLANFPPPELDHIQFLCNVDGARWRKDVSWQPQHSMRETIRSVLGE from the coding sequence ATGAATCAGGATCCTTCCAAGAGACCGGCCGTCGTCGTCACCGGCATCAGCGGCAACCTGGGCCGGACGCTCGCCAAGTTGCTGCACAAGCACGAGCGCATCATCGGCATCGATCGGCGCCCCTTCGCGGGCCGGCCGAAGGACGTCGAGATGCACCAGTTGGACCTGCGCAAGAAGAAGGCGGAGGACGTCTTCCGCAAGAACGAGATCCGCGCGGTCATCCACATGGGCATCATGCACGACCCGCGCATGAGCGAGGAGGAGCACCACTCCTTCAACGTGGTGGGCACCACGCGGCTGCTCGAGTACTGCGCCAAGTACGGCGTGTCCAAGGTGGTGGTGCTCTCCTCGGCCAACGTCTACGGCCCGAGCCCGGACAACTCCAACTTCCTCACCGAGGACGCGCCGCTCATGGCGGCCAGCCGCTTCTCGGGGGTGCGCGACCTCATCGAGGTGGACATGCTCGCGCACAGCTTCTTCTGGAAGCACCCCCACATCCAGACCGTCATCCTGCGGCCCGTGCACATCGTCGGCCCCACCATCAAGAACGCGCCGAGCAACTACCTGCGGCTGCGTCACCCCTGGGTGATGGCGGGGTTCGATCCCATGGTGCAGCTCATCCACGTGGAGGACGTGGCGCGCGCCATGGTGGAGGCCGCCCTGCGCCCCGAGCCCAAGGGCGTCTACAACGTGGTGGGCCCAGGTGAGGTGCCCCTGTCCTCCATCCACCGCGAGCTCGAGCGCGAGCCCATCCCCGTGCCGCACCTGGTGGCCCGCCCGCTGCTCGGGGTGCTCTTCAAGTACCGGCTGGCCAACTTCCCCCCGCCCGAGTTGGACCACATCCAGTTCCTGTGCAACGTGGACGGCGCCCGCTGGCGCAAGGACGTGAGCTGGCAGCCCCAGCACTCCATGCGCGAGACCATCCGCTCCGTCCTCGGGGAGTAG
- a CDS encoding lysophospholipid acyltransferase family protein produces the protein MLEQLGDKVKQGLREWTERMVGPERRGRLKALARGDHEYGVDPFGFNLDYSLSALAPFVWLYRNYHRVEVSGIEKLPKGRMLLVSNHSGQLPMDGAMIGVSLLLEADPPRHVRSMVEKWVPTLPYVSTFMARVGQIVGTPENCRRLLESEEAILVFPEGTRGLGKLWPQRYQLQEFGLGFMRLALETNTPIVPVAVVGAEEQAPALMDLKPVARMLGFPSFPITVTGLPLPLPTKYHIYFGEPLRFTGRPDDEDSELDKKVRTVKTAIQTMLNQGLKERQGVFW, from the coding sequence ATGCTCGAGCAGCTCGGCGACAAGGTGAAGCAGGGGCTCCGGGAGTGGACGGAGCGCATGGTGGGCCCGGAACGCAGGGGCCGCTTGAAGGCACTGGCGCGCGGCGACCACGAGTACGGGGTGGATCCCTTCGGATTCAACCTCGACTACAGCTTGTCGGCGCTCGCCCCGTTCGTGTGGCTCTACCGCAACTACCACCGGGTGGAGGTGTCCGGCATCGAGAAGCTGCCCAAGGGCCGCATGCTGCTCGTGTCCAACCACTCCGGCCAGCTCCCCATGGATGGCGCGATGATTGGCGTGTCCCTGCTGCTGGAGGCCGATCCCCCGCGCCACGTGCGCAGCATGGTGGAGAAGTGGGTGCCCACACTGCCCTATGTCTCCACGTTCATGGCCCGGGTGGGGCAGATCGTCGGCACGCCCGAGAACTGCCGCCGCCTGCTGGAGTCCGAGGAAGCCATCCTCGTCTTCCCCGAGGGCACGCGCGGCCTGGGCAAGCTGTGGCCCCAGCGCTACCAGTTGCAGGAGTTCGGTCTGGGCTTCATGCGCCTGGCCCTGGAGACGAACACGCCCATCGTCCCCGTCGCCGTGGTGGGCGCCGAGGAGCAGGCCCCCGCGCTCATGGATTTGAAGCCCGTGGCCCGGATGCTCGGCTTTCCCTCCTTCCCCATCACCGTCACCGGTCTGCCCTTGCCGCTGCCCACCAAGTACCACATCTACTTTGGTGAGCCGCTGCGCTTCACCGGCCGCCCGGATGACGAGGACAGCGAGCTGGACAAGAAGGTCCGCACGGTGAAGACCGCCATCCAGACCATGCTCAACCAGGGACTCAAGGAGCGCCAGGGCGTCTTCTGGTAG